The nucleotide window CAAGCTCTCGCTTTCCACCATGACCCTTCCCCACCGCCTTGCGCGCCTGCTACTGCTAGAGCAAATCTACCGAGCTTTTAGCATCCTTGCGAACGAACCCTACGCCCATGAGAGCTAGAGCATGTTCCAAGTGCTGCGACAATTTGCCGCAGCGAAAAAAACGATAGATTTAGTTAGTTTGCCGCCATGAACGCGACGAACGCTAACACAGATAGACCTGTCACTCTTTCTTTTTTTCGTTGGCTGCTTCAACGCGACACAGCATGGTCGGCACTAGACTGTTTCGGTCGCGGTTATTTAGCCATTGCTGCTTTGGCCTTTTTTCAAGTGATCGCGTTGCGGGTTCCGGCGCTTTTTCATCTACAAGGCAGGCAAACAGTCCTAGCACTGCAAGCGTCGGACATGATTCTAGTCTTTCTGTTTATCATTCCAACGCTCTTTCAACTAAGCAGCACCTTCATTCTCAAATCGCACCTTGATGAAACAAGCTTTGCTATGCCTAAAATTGCAATCGCTAGTTTTTTTCTCTACCTCGGCGGAACAGTTTCGGTCCTGACGAGTGTGGCATTGCAAAAGCCGACAGAGCTTAGCAGAAGCTGGCTCCTGCAAACGAGCTATGATTCGGCCTTAAGTGGAGCTGAAACGCCTTGGTTGTTGATTGGCATCGCCTTGATTGCCGTTTCACTGCTCTTATCTGCAATCAATGTCGTCTCGACGATCTACGCTTGGCAACGCAAGTCCACGCCTAGCAAACGAGACCTGCCAGCCTCGCTTTGGTCACTCTACGCCCATAGCCTTGCGATTTCCATCGCCTCTCCGGTGCTTGTGCTCACCATGCTCCTTACTCTCGCGGAGCGCAGCAACAGCATTTCCTTGTTTCGCGCCAGCGCTGGGGAGATCCCTTTTCTTTTTTACATTTGTTTTGGTTTTCGGCGCATCCTTTGC belongs to Myxococcales bacterium and includes:
- a CDS encoding cbb3-type cytochrome c oxidase subunit I, encoding MNATNANTDRPVTLSFFRWLLQRDTAWSALDCFGRGYLAIAALAFFQVIALRVPALFHLQGRQTVLALQASDMILVFLFIIPTLFQLSSTFILKSHLDETSFAMPKIAIASFFLYLGGTVSVLTSVALQKPTELSRSWLLQTSYDSALSGAETPWLLIGIALIAVSLLLSAINVVSTIYAWQRKSTPSKRDLPASLWSLYAHSLAISIASPVLVLTMLLTLAERSNSISLFRASAGEIPFLFYICFGFRRILCSSLRFCQLLDSHLKS